A window of Flammeovirga kamogawensis genomic DNA:
AAATGACTTATCATTAAATATTAAAAAAAAAGAAATTCTGAAATTCTACAAAAAAACTTACAAGTTTACTCTTAATAATGGAATAATAATTATTTCGAATTCTCTAGATATAATATTACTAAGTGCATTATCAAGCATCTACGATGTTGGAATTTATAGTATAATAATTAAAATAACATTAATTTACAATGTCACTTTAAATATTATCAACTCTACTTTCACATATCAATTTAAAAACAATATAAATAACAAGGTAGAAATAGAAAAGATTACAAAAAAAACAAGTTTATTATTAGTTTCTTTTGGCTGTATTCTTTATATAATTACCCTATTTTTTGGAGATTTAATTTTATCAATTTGGGGAGATGAATACAAGTCAGGCTATTATCCTCTTATAATTCTTTCTTTTGGATATCTAATTAATTTGATATCCGGTCCTGTAAGTTTAATTTTAATTCTAAAAAATGAACAAAATTATTTATTAAGAACATCTATTATTAATTTAATAATTAATTTAATTGGCAATATATTTTTAATAAATTTCTTCGGGCTAATAGGTGCTTGTATTTCGACAACAATTTCCATGTGTTATTTAAATTTACATAGAGCCCATATTCTATATAAGAAATTTAATATTAAAACTATGAATCTATTTTAGGTATTAAATATGATAAACAAAAGACAAGTCTATAATTTATTTTTCATATTAATATTATTACTTTCAAATATTATAATATTATTAAACAATTTAAGTTTAGCTACATCAACTCTAATTTTTTGTATTTTAATTAATAGTTTATCATTAAAACTTCTTTGTTACAATACATTAATTGATATTATTAACAAGAAGTTTAAATTAATCAATTTCTTTTACTTAAAGACATACATTTCATTTGTTTTTGGTATAATTTTTAATTTTAATAATATAAAAAAAATAGGCTTTAAATATGGATTAAATATCACTTCAGAATATATACCTCTTTCTTTATGCTTTATCATTTTATCAATTCTTGTATTTAAATATTCATACAAATATTCACCGATCTTCATAAAAACAAAACAAAGTACATCAAATAATACAAAGTACTTAACAATTATCATATTATCTACTATTCTTACCTGTCTTAAAACTTATCTGATTTTATCAAATTATATTGGATATGGCATGAAAGATATAAATAATGAATCATCATTATTTATATCAATTTATTTGATTTTTGAAAACTTAATTACTATACCATTAATTTATTTATATATATTTAAAAATATACCTAACAAAATTAAATTACTCTTTCTAATACTAATTATCATAAATATTGCTTTAGGTTTTCTTTCTGGAATGAAAGAAGATATAATTAAAATATTTGTTATATTATTTTTGTTTAGTTATTTTTTCAAAGAATTCGACATTAAAAAAATTATTATTCCAATATTAATTTTTTTAATTTTATATCCAATTAGTAATAACTATAGAAGTAATATTAATAGTGGCTTTTATAATAATAAAACTGAAGCCTTACAAAATGCGTTCTTTGTTACTTTGAATGATGGAATTAATTTAACAAACAGTTATAATAATTATTCAGATAGAAGTGATATTTCATTTTATTATTATTCTGCTTTTTATGTTAAAAATAAATGGTATGAATATCAGGAATTAAACAGATATATATTTCTCCCAATTTATTGGTTTATACCTAGAATAGTTTGGAATGATAAACCTAAAAAAAATATAGGCAATGAATACTACCAATTATTAACAAATAGAACTTCAATAAATTCTCAATCTATAGGAACTTTTGGCTGGGCATATTTAGAAGGTTTTTTTAGTGGATTATTCCCCTTTGCACTTTTAGGATTATTTATAAAAAATTTTCAATATTTTTTTGATAGAAATCATAATTTATTCTCATTTTTAATTGTAAATATCTTCCTGATATTCCTTCTAAAATTAGAAAATGATATTTTCTTTTTTATTACTGGTTTATTAAAAAGTCTTTTCTTGTTAATGTTAATATTGAAAATCTTAAGAATAAATAAAATATGACAAATATAATATTAAGAAAAAAAAATTCTTCACAATTCAGTATAGAAGAAATATTTAATAACTTAATTAAGTCTAATAAGTTAAGCAATGTCAACAAAGTAGTAGTTCCACATAACAAGTTAAACATCAGAAACATACTACAAAACATACTATTTATAAAGAAATATTATAATGAAGTTAACCATGTAACTGGTGACATTCATTACTTAGTTCCATTTCTTGGTAAAAAAACTATTTTAACAGTACACGATATTCAATCTACTTTTAAAGGTTCAAAGATTAATATTTTTATAAAAAAAATATTTTGGTATTATATCCCATTTATTTTTGCAAAAGAAATAACCGCAATATCTGTTAAAACATATGAAGAAATTCTAAGTCTCGCACCTTGGGTAAAATATAAACTTTCAATAATAAATAATCCTATAGATATTGAAACATGTAAGATAAAAAGAACATTAATCAAAAATGATAGAAGTATATTAATCATTGGAACTAAAAAAAATAAAAATATTATTAGAATTTTTGAATCTATAAAAAACTTAAATACACATGTAAATATAATAGGAGAGTTAAATGACAGTCAATTAAATATTGCTATTAAAAATAAAATTAATTTTAATCAATACATTGATTTATCTTATGATGAAGTTTTAAATTTATATGCTAAAAGTTATATCTTATGTTTTCCATCTCTTTATGAAGGTTTTGGTATGCCAATTATAGAAGCACAAGCTATTGGTACTCCTGTTATAACCAGTAATCTTTCACCTATGAATCAAATATCTAATAATGATAATTCAATATTAGTTAACCCTTACTCAGTTTTAGAAATAACTAATGCTATCAAAAAATTATTAAAAGATGAACACTTATATCAAAAATTACAAAAAAATGGATTCGAAAATGTAAACAAATATTCCTTAAATAGGATAGCAAATAAATATAAACTTCTATATAATAAAATTAGAATTTCATGAAAGTAATTTTCCCTATTTTCGCTTTTTATCCAGCACAATTAGGAGGGCCATGTAATACTATATACTGGCAAGCTAAAAATCTCATAAAAAAAAATATCAGATGTTTAGTAATAACTAGGAATATTGGTATTGAACAATATGATATAAAGTTCAATACAAGTGTAAATATTGACGATATTGAAACTTATTTTAATCATGAATCAAAGTTTATTCCAGTAAGAAGTATTTATAGACTATTTACAGAGATACAAAAAAAAGATATAATACACCTATCTAGTTTTTTTCTACCAATAACAATACCTTCTATTATTATTGCTAAGATAAATGGAAATAAAATTATTATTTCACCAAGAGGAGAATTATCTCCAAATGCTATTAAATACAAAAGCATATATAAATTATTTTATTTAAATTTTATCAAAATTATATCTTCTGGTATTTATTTCCATTCAACTTCTAATCAAGAGACATTTGATATAAAAAAATATTTTAATAAGAATATTATAAAACAACTTCCCAATTATATTGAATTAGAAAATAAGATAAACCAACCAGTTTCTAATAATTTATTATTCATTGGAAGAATTCATCCTATTAAAGCCATTGAAAATTTAATATCTGCAATATCTCTTACTACTATATTTAAAGAAAAAGATTTTAAACTTCTTATCACTGGGCCAATTGAGGATTTTGATTATTATCATTCTTTAAAAGCATTAATTATAGATTTAAATTTATCAAATAGTGTAAAATTTTTAGATCCAGTAAAAGGCATCGAAAAAAAAAATCTTTATGCTTCTTCATATCTAACAATTTTACCTTCACATTCAGAAAATTTTGGTAATGTTGTTGTCGAATCTTTAAATATGGGAACTCCAGTTATTGCTTCATTAGGTACTCCATGGAAAATATTAAATCAAAATAATGCTGGTTTACATGTTAAGAACTCTCCAAAAGCATTGTCTGAAGCTATTGATAGTATATTAAAATTGAAAGAGGAAGACTATCAAGAAATGAGAGTCAATTCCATTAATCTTGTAGAAAATGAATTTTCAATTCAGAAAAATATAAATAAATGGGAGTCTTTTTATAAAGAAATAAATGATGAAAAAGACAGATAAAATAATCAACATCATTAAATTTTATAGGTTCACACGAATTTATGGTTTTGAAAGAACTTATATTAAATCAATAGGTAGACTCAGATTTAAAAATATCATCAAATTACCATTGAGATTTATAAGAAAAGATAAAAATATAGGGATTATAGGATCAGGTCAATTCGCTTTTGCAACTATTGGATTTTTTCTAAAAAAATACAAGGGTAACATTATTAATGAAAATTATGATATAGATCATAATAATTCTACCACGTTCTCAAATTATTATGAAAGCAAACCGAGTATTGATGTAAATGATTTAATTAGTAACCCTGTAAATAATTTAATATATATAGTATCTAACCACTATAGTCATACACCTTATGCAATTCAATGCCTCAAAAGAAATAAAAATATTTACATTGAAAAACCAATAAGTGTTACTTATTTACAATTAGTAGAACTTAAACAACATTTATTAAAATCAAATAGTAATATCTATTGCGGTTATAATAGACCCCATTCTCCTGCAATAAAAGAGATTCATTCAAAAATAATTTCAGGAAATCAACCAATTACTTTAAACTGCTTCATCATCGGCCACAAAATTGATAAAGAACATTGGTATAGAAATAAAAACGAGGGAACAAGAATATGTGGTAATGTAGGACACTGGTTAGATTTAAGCATTCATTTACTAGTTAAAAGACAACTTCCTAATAAATTTCAATTTCATTTAATTAGCAGTAATCAAAATGAAAAAGATGATAATTCATCTATAATTTTAACTTCAGACCTTGGTGATCTAATAAATATCACTTTAAGTTCTAGGGAAGAGCCTTTTGAGGGCATCAATGAAACAATTAATTTTCAGCAAGGTGATATTATTGCTAAAATAGATGATTTTAGGAGGATGACCATATGGGAATCTTCAAAAGTGATAACTAGAAGATATTTTAGAAAAGATGTGGGCCATAAAAATGCTATACTTCAACCTTTCAGAGAATCTAAAAGAGATTGGAAAGAGGTTGAATTATCTACTCTAATCATGATTCGTTTAACTGAAATGATTTACAAAAATTTAAATTCATATACATTCGACATAAAAAACGAATTAAATATACTAGAAAATGAAACAAATAATCCAAGATCTTAAAAACGGACAAACAATATTAGAAGAAGTTCCTGCACCACAAGTTAAAAGTGGCTGTGTATTAATACAAACAACTCGTACATTAGTTTCGTTAGGTACTGAAAGAATGCTTGTTGAATTTGGTAAAGCTAGTTATATAGAAAAAGCACGTCAGCAACCAGATAAAGTAAAAATGGTTTTAGATAAAATGAAAACAGATGGTGTTATGCCAACTGTCGAAGCCGTTTTTAATAAATTAAACCAACCCTTACCATTAGGGTATTGTAATGTAGGCAAAGTAGTTGCCGTAGGAAAAGGAGTGAGTACCTTTAAAGTGGGTGACCGTGTTGCATCCAACGGTAACCATGCAGAGTTTGTTAACGTACCCGAGAACTTAGTAGCAAGTATTCCGGATAATGTTACCGATGAAGAAGCTGCCTTTACTGTGATAGGTTCAATTGGACTTCAAGGTATTCGTTTATTAAATCCAACTTTTGGGGAAACGATAGTTGTAGTTGGTCTAGGTCTAATTGGTCTTGTTACTGCGGAGTTATTAAGAGCAAATGGTTGTATTGTAATCGGTTTTGATTTTGATCCTCAAAAAGTAGAAATGGCAAAATCAAAAGGTATTAATGCGATCAACCCTGCTGAAGGAACAGACCAAGTTAAGTACGTTTTAGAACAAACCAATAATATTGGTGCTGATGGTGTTATTATTACGGCTTCCGCTAAAGGAAACGAGATCATTTCTCAATCTGCCAATATGTCTCGTAAGAGAGGTAGAATAATTTTAGTGGGTGTTATTGGTCTAGATATAAGTAGAGCCGATTTTTATGAAAAAGAATTAACTTTCCAGGTATCTTGTTCGTATGGTGCTGGGCGTTATGATGAAGACTACGAACAAAAAGGAAATGATTACCCAATTGGCTATGTAAGATGGACTGAAAAAAGAAATTTTGAAGCAATTTTACAGGCTATCTCTAGTAAACAATTACAAGTTACCCCACTTATTACAGAAAGAGTTTCTTTAAACAATTACGAAGAGATCTATGGAGATATGAAAAAAGCAGGCTCCATTGCTTCAATTCTAGAATTTCCAGAAAATAGCCAACGCACTAATGTGGTTACTATTACTCCAAATAATTTTAACAATGCAAAAGGAGTGTATGGTATTGTAGGTGCAGGTAATTATACCTCTTCTATGATTATTCCACGTTTAAAAGAAGTAAATGCACACTTAAAGTATATTGCAAGTGCTGGTGGTTTATCTTCTGCAATTCTTGCTAAAAAAGGAGGTATCACTAATGCAACAACTGATTACCAAGAAATTTTAAACGACAAAGAAGTTGATACTGTAATTATTACAACCCGTCATGACTTACATGCAGGGATGGTAATGAAAGGACTACAAGCAAATAAAAATGTTTTTGTAGAAAAACCTCTTTGTTTAAATACACAAGAATTAGAAGAAATAATAACTACCTATAAAGAAAGTAAAGGTACACTAACAGTTGGTTTTAATAGAAGGTTTGCACCTTTAGCTACCAAAATGAAAAGCTTAGTTGGCAATGGTCCTAAAAATATTGTAGCCACAATGAATGCAGGAGCTATTCCTCCAGAAGTTTGGGTACATGATATGGAAGTAGGTGGTGGTCGAATTTTAGGAGAAGCTTGTCACTATGTAGATCTATGTTCGTATTTAGCAGGAAGTAATGTTACAGAAGTTTGTATGAATAGTATGGGGACTAACCCATCAGATAATACAGATAATGTTTCTATACTTCTTAAATACGAAAACGGTACCAATGCTGTAATTAACTATTTTGCAAATGGTAGCAAAGCTTATAGTAAAGAACGAGTAGAAGTTTTTACACAAGAACGTACATTAATAATGGACAATTGGAGAACTTTAAAAGGTTATGGATTTAAAGGGTTCAGTACAGCTAAAACAGCACAAGACAAAGGTCAAAAAGTTCAGTTTAAATTATTAAATGAACGTATACAAACAGGTGGAGAACCAATAGTACCATTCGATTCAATAATAAATACAACAAAAGCGTCAATAGCAGCCATCGATTCCTTAAAAGAAGGAAAATGGATAAAAATTGACTAATTATATAATACTATTTAAACTAACCCATGATATGCTCTATCATGGGTTTCTTTTTATGAAGATAAAACAGTTATTCCATACCTTAAAATACCTAAAA
This region includes:
- a CDS encoding Gfo/Idh/MocA family oxidoreductase encodes the protein MRFIRKDKNIGIIGSGQFAFATIGFFLKKYKGNIINENYDIDHNNSTTFSNYYESKPSIDVNDLISNPVNNLIYIVSNHYSHTPYAIQCLKRNKNIYIEKPISVTYLQLVELKQHLLKSNSNIYCGYNRPHSPAIKEIHSKIISGNQPITLNCFIIGHKIDKEHWYRNKNEGTRICGNVGHWLDLSIHLLVKRQLPNKFQFHLISSNQNEKDDNSSIILTSDLGDLINITLSSREEPFEGINETINFQQGDIIAKIDDFRRMTIWESSKVITRRYFRKDVGHKNAILQPFRESKRDWKEVELSTLIMIRLTEMIYKNLNSYTFDIKNELNILENETNNPRS
- a CDS encoding bi-domain-containing oxidoreductase; translated protein: MKQIIQDLKNGQTILEEVPAPQVKSGCVLIQTTRTLVSLGTERMLVEFGKASYIEKARQQPDKVKMVLDKMKTDGVMPTVEAVFNKLNQPLPLGYCNVGKVVAVGKGVSTFKVGDRVASNGNHAEFVNVPENLVASIPDNVTDEEAAFTVIGSIGLQGIRLLNPTFGETIVVVGLGLIGLVTAELLRANGCIVIGFDFDPQKVEMAKSKGINAINPAEGTDQVKYVLEQTNNIGADGVIITASAKGNEIISQSANMSRKRGRIILVGVIGLDISRADFYEKELTFQVSCSYGAGRYDEDYEQKGNDYPIGYVRWTEKRNFEAILQAISSKQLQVTPLITERVSLNNYEEIYGDMKKAGSIASILEFPENSQRTNVVTITPNNFNNAKGVYGIVGAGNYTSSMIIPRLKEVNAHLKYIASAGGLSSAILAKKGGITNATTDYQEILNDKEVDTVIITTRHDLHAGMVMKGLQANKNVFVEKPLCLNTQELEEIITTYKESKGTLTVGFNRRFAPLATKMKSLVGNGPKNIVATMNAGAIPPEVWVHDMEVGGGRILGEACHYVDLCSYLAGSNVTEVCMNSMGTNPSDNTDNVSILLKYENGTNAVINYFANGSKAYSKERVEVFTQERTLIMDNWRTLKGYGFKGFSTAKTAQDKGQKVQFKLLNERIQTGGEPIVPFDSIINTTKASIAAIDSLKEGKWIKID
- a CDS encoding glycosyltransferase, whose product is MTNIILRKKNSSQFSIEEIFNNLIKSNKLSNVNKVVVPHNKLNIRNILQNILFIKKYYNEVNHVTGDIHYLVPFLGKKTILTVHDIQSTFKGSKINIFIKKIFWYYIPFIFAKEITAISVKTYEEILSLAPWVKYKLSIINNPIDIETCKIKRTLIKNDRSILIIGTKKNKNIIRIFESIKNLNTHVNIIGELNDSQLNIAIKNKINFNQYIDLSYDEVLNLYAKSYILCFPSLYEGFGMPIIEAQAIGTPVITSNLSPMNQISNNDNSILVNPYSVLEITNAIKKLLKDEHLYQKLQKNGFENVNKYSLNRIANKYKLLYNKIRIS
- a CDS encoding oligosaccharide flippase family protein, which produces MKLSLVLSNNFLIKISSIALATLFSIIIARFFTPEIVGIFNLSMSYLNIISLITLIGTSEIILSSNNKDTFNQNSKIISFNSIIYSTVSFVTLLIIYFFIKNKFIISIAFLSITILPYNLIQYNSNYMKINGYLFKSIFINDPLINLFRIVILFLTYIVFEISFESILFIYISSIILTFCYSYWINKNDLSLNIKKKEILKFYKKTYKFTLNNGIIIISNSLDIILLSALSSIYDVGIYSIIIKITLIYNVTLNIINSTFTYQFKNNINNKVEIEKITKKTSLLLVSFGCILYIITLFFGDLILSIWGDEYKSGYYPLIILSFGYLINLISGPVSLILILKNEQNYLLRTSIINLIINLIGNIFLINFFGLIGACISTTISMCYLNLHRAHILYKKFNIKTMNLF
- a CDS encoding glycosyltransferase, encoding MKVIFPIFAFYPAQLGGPCNTIYWQAKNLIKKNIRCLVITRNIGIEQYDIKFNTSVNIDDIETYFNHESKFIPVRSIYRLFTEIQKKDIIHLSSFFLPITIPSIIIAKINGNKIIISPRGELSPNAIKYKSIYKLFYLNFIKIISSGIYFHSTSNQETFDIKKYFNKNIIKQLPNYIELENKINQPVSNNLLFIGRIHPIKAIENLISAISLTTIFKEKDFKLLITGPIEDFDYYHSLKALIIDLNLSNSVKFLDPVKGIEKKNLYASSYLTILPSHSENFGNVVVESLNMGTPVIASLGTPWKILNQNNAGLHVKNSPKALSEAIDSILKLKEEDYQEMRVNSINLVENEFSIQKNINKWESFYKEINDEKDR